One segment of Solanum stenotomum isolate F172 chromosome 1, ASM1918654v1, whole genome shotgun sequence DNA contains the following:
- the LOC125846964 gene encoding vacuolar iron transporter homolog 4-like, with translation MAAQNQVHITIPKDHNGQKQAPKDDFDYSQRAQWVRAAVLGVNDGLVSIASLMMGVGAVQKDVKAMILIGFAGLFAGACSMAIGEFVSVYSQLDIERAQMKRDRATGGQNQEHEEGNKEQLPNPFQAAVASAIAFSLGAIVPIIAAAFIANHKVRLAVIVAAVSLALLAFGVIGAFLGRSPMVKSCARVLIGGWMAMAITFGLTKLIGSSTGMEL, from the coding sequence ATGGCTGCTCAAAACCAAGTCCACATTACCATTCCTAAAGACCATAATGGCCAGAAGCAAGCCCCCAAGGATGATTTTGACTACTCTCAAAGAGCACAGTGGGTTAGAGCTGCTGTTCTAGGAGTCAATGATGGATTAGTCTCAATTGCATCCTTGATGATGGGTGTTGGAGCTGTCCAAAAAGACGTAAAGGCCATGATACTTATTGGCTTTGCAGGTCTATTTGCCGGTGCTTGTAGCATGGCCATAGGAGAGTTTGTCTCTGTGTATTCTCAATTAGACATAGAGCGAGCTCAAATGAAGAGAGACAGAGCAACAGGAGGACAGAATCAAGAACATGAAGAAGGTAACAAGGAACAACTGCCAAATCCATTTCAGGCAGCTGTAGCCTCGGCTATTGCATTTTCATTGGGTGCCATTGTTCCAATTATTGCTGCTGCATTTATAGCAAACCATAAGGTGAGGCTGGCTGTGATTGTGGCTGCAGTGAGCTTGGCATTGTTAGCATTTGGAGTAATTGGTGCTTTCTTGGGCAGAAGTCCTATGGTGAAATCTTGTGCCAGAGTTTTAATTGGTGGATGGATGGCTATGGCCATTACCTTTGGCCTTACCAAGCTAATTGGCTCTAGCACTGGCATGGAGTTGTGA
- the LOC125877515 gene encoding vacuolar iron transporter homolog 4-like, whose protein sequence is MASITNIQELSKNHDIEKQSNNMEVEQNLEVLIVDYSKRAQWLRAAVLGANDGLLSTSSLMMGIGAIHQDSKSMILTGIAGLVAGACSMAIGEFVSVYSQYDIEMSQLKRENAIELFEEKKKKLPSPLQAAGASAFAFAIGAIVPLLGAAFVKDYHVRLGVVVGVVSLALLGFGGLSAYLGKAPLVKSSLRVLIGGWLAMGITFGFTKLVGVTGLYG, encoded by the coding sequence ATGGCATCCATAACAAATATCCAAGAATTatccaaaaatcatgatataGAAAAACAATCGAACAATATGGAAGTAGAACAAAACCTAGAGGTTTTAATAGTAGATTACTCAAAAAGAGCACAATGGCTTAGGGCAGCAGTATTAGGTGCAAACGATGGATTACTCTCAACATCATCTTTAATGATGGGAATAGGAGCAATTCATCAAGATTCAAAGTCCATGATCCTCACCGGTATCGCGGGGCTCGTAGCAGGAGCATGTAGCATGGCTATAGGTGAATTTGTGTCCGTTTATTCCCAGTATGACATAGAAATGTCACAACTTAAAAGAGAAAACGCGAtagaattatttgaagaaaaaaagaagaagttgcCTAGTCCTTTACAAGCTGCGGGTGCATCTGCTTTTGCATTTGCAATAGGTGCAATTGTACCTTTATTAGGTGCTGCTTTTGTGAAGGATTATCATGTGAGATTAGGAGTTGTGGTTGGTGTTGTTAGCTTAGCACTTTTAGGGTTTGGTGGGTTAAGTGCATACTTAGGGAAAGCACCATTGGTTAAGTCTTCATTAAGAGTGTTGATTGGTGGATGGTTGGCTATGGGAATCACTTTTGGATTTACTAAATTAGTTGGTGTTACTGGACTTTatggttaa
- the LOC125853258 gene encoding uncharacterized protein LOC125853258 produces the protein MAQNPKHLLKNMTLPLFQENRQSFRHPPPRPPPPATATPSKTPKNCVPIQSTNSTSSSSSAFDQFSKRVTRDLPNLSDCHGCRVHINHTDPDDRLQTLDSFWRIVLLCKKCIRCVNSGQTCAYCFKNTDDSDCSKCRSCKRHVHKDCVSRYGNSAPWSFSSSEEGVNSALFVCIDCWVPNFFKKSIGDCRKIQKDVLKIQICSGDLISSEKIAKHANLEGKRKEVVVGLKAKDSTLQKAVVVKNAMGLAKSALESVAKKGKNKGKVVSKDVNDAEFAFQLHRSMNSSPRISKTLGPKNSSYVGGPEIQTLPNSTGDRLKVYSRTKYRGKVGPTSSETPPSVMVYSRTRLKEKVGQTSSETSPRVTVYSRRRLKEEVGKASSDASPCLLVYSRTRFKEKVYQTDSEAPPCVTTNERGSCVDSACSKAELLTYKRNRLKRKICEEKVGFTEDRYLLKYSRRKRCSEPGSDVHGDTFPQPTPDRSMPTNCCHSI, from the coding sequence ATGGCGCAAAACCCTAAACATCTACTGAAGAACATGACACTTCCGCTCTTTCAAGAAAACCGGCAATCTTTCCGCCATCCACCGCCGCGTCCGCCGCCACCTGCCACCGCTACCCCTTCTAAAACCCCCAAAAATTGCGTTCCAATTCAGTCCACAAATTCAACCTCATCTTCATCCTCTGCGTTCGATCAATTTTCTAAAAGGGTCACGAGGGACCTTCCCAATTTGTCAGATTGTCATGGCTGCCGTGTCCATATCAATCACACTGATCCCGATGACCGCCTTCAAACCCTAGACAGCTTTTGGCGCATAGTCCTTCTTTGCAAGAAATGCATCAGGTGTGTCAATTCCGGCCAAACATGCGCTTACTGTTTCAAGAACACGGATGATTCTGATTGTTCCAAATGCCGCAGCTGCAAAAGGCATGTTCACAAGGACTGTGTTAGTAGGTATGGGAATTCTGCGCCTTGGTCTTTTTCTTCTAGTGAAGAAGGGGTAAATTCGGCACTCTTCGTTTGTATAGATTGTTGGGTTCCAAATTTCTTTAAGAAATCAATTGGGGATTGTAGAAAGATTCAGAAGGATGTGCTTAAGATACAAATTTGTAGTGGTGATCTTATATCATCTGAAAAAATTGCAAAACATGCTAACTTAGAAGGCAAAAGGAAGGAGGTTGTAGTGGGCCTGAAAGCAAAGGATAGCACCTTGCAAAAGGCTGTCGTGGTGAAAAATGCCATGGGCTTGGCTAAGAGTGCATTGGAATCAGTTGCcaagaaaggtaaaaataaGGGTAAGGTTGTAAGTAAGGATGTAAATGATGCAGAATTTGCATTTCAATTGCATCGTTCCATGAACAGCTCGCCACGAATATCAAAAACCTTAGGCCCTAAGAATTCTAGCTATGTGGGTGGTCCTGAAATCCAGACTCTTCCTAATTCTACAGGCGATAGGCTTAAGGTGTACTCTCGCACTAAGTATAGGGGAAAAGTTGGCCCGACTAGTTCTGAGACCCCACCTTCTGTTATGGTGTACTCTCGCACTAGGTTGAAAGAAAAAGTTGGCCAGACTAGTTCAGAGACCTCACCTCGTGTTACAGTTTACTCTCGCAGAAGGTTGAAGGAAGAAGTTGGCAAGGCTAGTTCAGATGCATCGCCATGTCTTCTAGTGTACTCTCGCACAAGATTTAAGGAAAAAGTTTATCAGACTGATTCAGAGGCTCCGCCTTGTGTTACAACGAACGAGCGTGGCTCTTGTGTTGATTCTGCTTGTTCAAAAGCTGAGTTGCTTACGTACAAGCGGAACAGACTAAAGAGGAAAATATGCGAAGAAAAAGTTGGTTTTACTGAGGACCGCTATTTGTTGAAGTATAGCAGAAGGAAACGATGCTCGGAGCCAGGGTCAGATGTGCATGGGGATACTTTTCCTCAACCAACACCTGATCGCAGCATGCCTACAAATTGCTGTCATTCGATCTAG
- the LOC125844693 gene encoding vacuolar iron transporter homolog 4-like, with product MASQNHVQLTVIKENDNQNRNQVPEEDSDYFQRAQWLRAATLGATDGLVTTASLMMGVGAVKKDVDAMILIGFAALFAGACSMAIGEFVSVYSQLDIELAQIKRETKTRGQNHEQQEEEDKKEGLPNPFLAAVASAVAFSLGGIIPILAAGFISNHKVRMGVVVAAVSLALFVFGGVGAVLGKSPAVRSCARVLIGGWMAMGITFGLTKLIGSAGMEM from the coding sequence ATGGCTTCTCAAAACCATGTTCAACTCACTgtcattaaagaaaatgataacCAGAACAGAAACCAAGTACCTGAAGAAGACTCTGACTACTTCCAAAGAGCACAATGGCTTCGAGCTGCTACATTAGGAGCCACTGATGGGTTGGTTACAACTGCATCATTGATGATGGGTGTTGGAGCTGTCAAGAAGGACGTTGATGCCATGATCCTAATCGGCTTTGCAGCATTGTTTGCGGGTGCTTGTAGCATGGCCATAGGAGAGTTTGTTTCTGTGTACTCTCAACTAGATATAGAGTTGGCTCAAAttaagagagagaccaaaacaagAGGACAGAATCATGAacagcaagaagaagaagacaagaaggAGGGACTCCCAAATCCATTTCTGGCAGCCGTAGCTTCAGCTGTTGCATTTTCATTGGGTGGCATAATACCAATTCTTGCTGCTGGATTTATATCTAACCATAAGGTGAGGATGGGAGTGGTGGTGGCGGCAGTGAGCTTGGCATTGTTTGTATTTGGAGGGGTTGGTGCTGTTCTTGGGAAAAGTCCTGCAGTAAGGTCTTGTGCCAGAGTTTTAATTGGTGGCTGGATGGCTATGGGCATTACCTTCGGACTTACAAAGCTGATCGGCTCTGCTGGAATGGAGATGTGA
- the LOC125853465 gene encoding vacuolar iron transporter homolog 4-like, with product MAAQNHIQITIPKEQDNQNQAPEEDFDYPQRSQWLQAAVLGANDGLISTACLMLGVGAVQKDINAMILTGFAWLFVGACSMAIGEFVSVYSHVQQEEDVGHTNPFLAAIASAVAFSLGGLIPILAAEFISNHKLRLVLIVVAVILGIVSIWMNWSFFGQKSYGEILCKSFNWWLNGYGHYLLADQTDRLYWHGDVLGNFYSCPFT from the coding sequence ATGGCTGCTCAAAACCATATCCAAATTACCATCCCTAAAGAACAAGACAACCAAAACCAAGCCCCTGAAGAGGATTTTGACTACCCCCAAAGGTCACAATGGCTTCAAGCCGCTGTGTTAGGAGCCAATGATGGATTGATTTCAACTGCATGTTTGATGCTGGGTGTTGGAGCTGTTCAAAAGGACATCAACGCCATGATCCTTACCGGCTTTGCGTGGTTGTTTGTTGGTGCTTGTAGCATGGCCATAGGAGAGTTTGTATCTGTTTACTCTCATGTACAGCAAGAAGAAGATGTAGGACACACAAATCCATTTCTGGCAGCCATAGCCTCAGCTGTTGCATTTTCATTAGGGGGCTTAATACCAATTCTTGCTGCTGAATTCATATCTAACCATAAGCTGAGGCTAGTTCTGATTGTGGTTGCAGTGATCTTGGGCATTGTTAGCATTTGGATGAATTGGAGCTTTTTTGGGCAGAAGTCCTATGGTGAAATCTTGTGCAAGAGTTTCAATTGGTGGTTGAATGGCTATGGCCATTACCTTTTGGCTGACCAAACTGATAGGCTCTACTGGCATGGGGATGTGTTAGGAAATTTTTATTCATGTCCATTTACCTAG
- the LOC125841235 gene encoding vacuolar iron transporter homolog 4-like — translation MAAQNHLQITIPKENQVPEEEFDYSQRAQWIRAAVLGANDGLVSIASLMMGVGAVQENVKTMMLTGFAGLFAGACSMAIGEFVSVYSQLDIERAQIKRDKATRGQNREHEEGNKEQLPNPFQAAVASSIAFSLGAIVPILAAALIENHEVRLAVIVAAASLALVAFGGIGAFLGRSPMVKSCARVLIGGWMAMAITFGLTKLIGSTGLEI, via the coding sequence ATGGCTGCTCAAAACCATCTCCAAATTACCATTCCTAAAGAAAATCAAGTTCCTGAAGAGGAATTTGACTACTCTCAAAGAGCACAGTGGATTCGAGCCGCTGTGTTGGGAGCAAATGATGGATTAGTCTCAATTGCATCCTTGATGATGGGAGTCGGAGCTGTTCAAGAAAACGTTAAAACCATGATGCTTACTGGATTTGCAGGGTTGTTTGCCGGTGCTTGTAGCATGGCTATAGGAGAGTTTGTTTCTGTGTACTCTCAATTAGACATAGAGCGTGCTCAAATTAAGAGAGACAAAGCAACAAGAGGACAGAACCGAGAACATGAAGAAGGTAACAAGGAACAGCTGCCAAATCCATTTCAGGCGGCAGTAGCCTCAAGTATTGCATTCTCATTAGGTGCCATTGTGCCAATTCTAGCTGCTGCACTGATAGAAAATCATGAGGTGAGGCTTGCTGTGATCGTGGCAGCGGCGAGCTTGGCATTGGTAGCATTTGGAGGAATTGGTGCTTTCTTGGGCAGAAGTCCTATGGTGAAATCTTGTGCCAGAGTTTTAATTGGTGGATGGATGGCTATGGCCATTACCTTCGGCCTTACCAAGTTGATTGGCTCTACTGGATTGGAAATATGA
- the LOC125841244 gene encoding vacuolar iron transporter homolog 4-like has protein sequence MAAQNHVQITIPKENQSSEEDFDYSQRAQWLRAAVLGANDGLVSVASLMMGVGAVQENVKTMIITGFAGLFAGACSMAIGEFVSVYSQLDIERAQMKRDKATGGQNREHEEGNKEQLPNPFQAAGASSIAFSLGAIVPILAAAFIANHKVRLAVIMAVVSLALVAFGVIGAFLGRSPMVKSCARVLIGGWMAMAITFGLTKLIGSTGLEI, from the coding sequence ATGGCTGCTCAAAACCATGTCCAAATTACCATTCCTAAAGAAAATCAATCCTCTGAAGAGGATTTTGACTACTCTCAAAGAGCACAATGGCTTCGAGCCGCTGTGTTAGGAGCAAATGATGGATTAGTGTCAGTTGCATCCTTGATGATGGGGGTTGGAGCTGTTCAAGAAAACGTTAAAACCATGATTATTACTGGCTTTGCAGGGTTGTTTGCTGGTGCTTGTAGCATGGCTATAGGAGAGTTTGTCTCTGTGTACTCTCAACTAGACATAGAGCGAGCTCAAATGAAGAGAGATAAAGCAACAGGAGGACAGAACCGAGAACATGAAGAAGGTAACAAGGAACAGCTGCCAAATCCATTTCAGGCAGCAGGAGCCTCGAGTATTGCATTCTCATTGGGTGCCATTGTGCCAATTCTTGCTGCTGCATTCATAGCAAATCATAAGGTGAGGCTTGCTGTGATCATGGCAGTGGTGAGCTTGGCATTGGTAGCATTTGGAGTAATTGGTGCTTTCTTGGGCAGAAGTCCTATGGTGAAATCTTGTGCCAGAGTTTTAATTGGTGGATGGATGGCTATGGCCATTACATTTGGCCTTACTAAGCTGATTGGCTCTACTGGATTGGAAATATGA